Proteins encoded in a region of the Melissococcus plutonius ATCC 35311 genome:
- a CDS encoding Rrf2 family transcriptional regulator has product MKFNNSFIQSIGIIMILAKLPDDGALKSQEISQRMNVSHSYLLKIAKKLKDAELINSIASKTGGYVLNKSVDKISFLDILHATEGKNSFIEGIDFHPIDSIVSSNETVEEKRIVIRNIFSEAEKNYKDILNNHYISEIISQ; this is encoded by the coding sequence ATGAAATTTAATAATTCTTTTATTCAATCGATTGGTATTATTATGATATTGGCGAAATTGCCAGATGATGGTGCATTGAAATCACAAGAAATTAGTCAAAGAATGAATGTTTCACATAGTTATTTACTTAAAATTGCTAAAAAATTAAAAGATGCTGAATTAATTAATTCAATCGCTTCAAAAACAGGTGGTTATGTACTAAACAAATCTGTAGACAAAATTAGCTTTTTAGACATTTTGCATGCTACTGAAGGTAAAAATAGTTTCATTGAAGGAATAGATTTTCATCCTATTGATTCAATAGTCTCATCAAATGAAACAGTGGAAGAAAAAAGAATAGTCATTAGAAATATTTTTTCAGAAGCTGAAAAAAATTATAAAGATATATTGAATAATCATTATATATCTGAAATTATTTCGCAATAA
- a CDS encoding YhgE/Pip domain-containing protein produces the protein MEKGEKMKNKIVTLVAAIVFVLLIPTLYSTFFLGAVMDPYGKLDKLPVALIKDTDKNNKLYTKLKDSDIFKFKIVNNKKAMHDLENGDVYGIISFEKDFSKKLTEFPTKHKSPKIHLKTGEGLNYSAKRILTNAINQFVIRTNDTLSKTIIQQLNQLHVPVPDNIGHIVQLKQKEEFPIKNNGAGMAPYIFSLTMFVGAIVTGQFIMRGFSEKESKFRFYYRKQFLFPLIIIFGQVLFLLLANRWVIHVGIEQFGKFVLFLLLTATTFCSIVVSLNKILPDLGSLVVLLLTMLQTSASGGSYPINLSTPGYQRLHVFLPMTYSVDGFRKLMSINNASIKNDIICLLIFLAISQVVLYLAFLFHERQWNLETSQTNK, from the coding sequence ATGGAAAAAGGTGAAAAAATGAAAAATAAAATCGTTACGTTGGTAGCAGCAATTGTCTTTGTTTTACTTATACCAACTCTTTATTCTACATTTTTCCTAGGTGCAGTTATGGATCCCTATGGTAAATTAGATAAGTTACCAGTTGCTTTAATTAAAGATACGGATAAAAATAATAAACTATACACTAAACTTAAAGACAGTGATATTTTTAAGTTTAAAATTGTAAACAACAAAAAAGCTATGCATGATTTAGAAAATGGAGATGTGTATGGAATTATTTCATTTGAAAAAGATTTTTCAAAAAAACTAACAGAATTTCCAACAAAACATAAATCACCCAAAATACATTTAAAAACCGGTGAAGGACTTAATTATTCTGCAAAAAGAATCCTAACAAATGCAATCAATCAATTTGTAATAAGAACAAATGATACATTATCCAAAACAATCATACAACAACTCAACCAATTACATGTACCTGTTCCGGATAATATTGGTCATATTGTTCAATTAAAACAAAAAGAAGAATTCCCAATAAAAAATAATGGTGCAGGTATGGCTCCTTACATCTTTTCATTGACAATGTTTGTGGGTGCTATTGTTACTGGACAATTTATCATGAGAGGATTTAGTGAAAAAGAATCCAAATTCAGGTTCTATTATAGAAAACAATTTCTCTTTCCCTTAATAATTATTTTTGGACAAGTTCTTTTTTTATTACTTGCTAACCGGTGGGTTATTCATGTAGGTATAGAACAATTTGGCAAATTTGTTTTATTTTTACTGCTAACAGCAACAACTTTCTGTAGTATTGTAGTTTCCTTGAATAAAATTCTTCCTGATCTAGGTAGTTTGGTAGTATTATTACTAACTATGCTACAAACTTCAGCTTCTGGGGGGAGTTATCCAATTAACTTATCAACTCCAGGATACCAAAGACTTCACGTCTTTCTTCCCATGACTTATAGTGTGGATGGATTTAGGAAGTTAATGAGTATTAATAATGCTAGTATCAAAAACGATATCATCTGTTTACTCATTTTTCTTGCTATTAGTCAAGTAGTCCTTTATCTTGCCTTTCTTTTTCATGAAAGGCAATGGAATTTAGAAACGTCTCAGACGAACAAATAA
- a CDS encoding exo-alpha-sialidase, which translates to MKKITIVSFIAFVACLFGLRNTSVFAKNYDATNKIVTIAEKADDSVQPNILYGRGMVTNHTTNEFNGRMYATFENYVSGVPYFKIYESTDHGNSWNHISNVKDQVNGWGLRYQPFLYELPETLGDLPKGTLICEGNSIPKDLSKTKIDLYKSLDHGRTWDYLSTIDEGGKAVPDQIDATPVWEPFLAMIDHQLVCYYSDERDPAHSQKLIHKVSKNGIDWGNQVEDVVFSAKKARPGMATVAKMKNGKYIMTYEVVGNGAHYSNYKLSEDAIHWNPEDEGIKFADGGSPYVTVLADGTIVANTANSPLYLNKNNGEGKWETLQIPMPGAYSRSLTALPNNQLLIVSGGSYAHPTEHVDNIATSMVFTIPKNNAFQLTNNFIIK; encoded by the coding sequence ATGAAAAAGATAACCATTGTTAGCTTTATTGCTTTTGTAGCTTGTCTATTTGGATTACGAAATACCTCCGTTTTTGCTAAAAATTATGATGCAACAAATAAGATCGTTACAATTGCTGAAAAGGCAGATGATTCTGTTCAGCCAAATATTTTATATGGACGAGGAATGGTAACTAATCACACAACAAATGAGTTTAATGGAAGAATGTATGCAACTTTTGAGAACTATGTTTCAGGTGTTCCTTATTTTAAGATTTATGAAAGTACCGATCATGGAAATTCTTGGAATCATATCAGCAATGTAAAAGATCAGGTAAATGGCTGGGGACTACGCTATCAACCATTTTTATATGAGTTACCAGAAACACTTGGAGATTTACCGAAGGGTACTTTAATCTGTGAAGGAAATTCTATTCCAAAAGATCTATCAAAAACAAAAATTGATCTTTATAAAAGTTTAGATCATGGTCGTACATGGGATTATTTAAGTACAATAGATGAGGGTGGAAAAGCAGTACCCGATCAAATAGACGCAACTCCTGTTTGGGAACCATTTTTAGCTATGATTGATCATCAACTTGTTTGTTATTATTCAGACGAACGTGATCCAGCTCATAGTCAAAAACTAATTCATAAAGTATCCAAAAATGGTATCGATTGGGGAAATCAAGTGGAAGATGTAGTATTCTCTGCTAAAAAGGCACGTCCCGGAATGGCGACAGTTGCTAAAATGAAAAATGGAAAATACATTATGACTTATGAAGTTGTTGGCAATGGTGCCCACTATTCAAATTATAAATTATCAGAGGATGCTATTCATTGGAATCCTGAAGATGAAGGAATAAAATTTGCTGATGGTGGTTCTCCTTATGTGACTGTTTTAGCAGATGGAACAATTGTTGCCAATACAGCAAATTCACCTTTATATCTAAATAAAAATAATGGTGAAGGAAAATGGGAAACGCTTCAAATTCCAATGCCTGGTGCTTATTCACGTTCATTAACCGCATTACCTAATAATCAACTTTTAATTGTTAGCGGCGGCAGTTATGCACATCCAACAGAACACGTAGATAATATCGCAACCTCGATGGTTTTCACAATACCAAAAAATAATGCATTTCAATTAACAAACAATTTTATTATTAAATAA